A section of the Rossellomorea marisflavi genome encodes:
- a CDS encoding Lrp/AsnC family transcriptional regulator, protein MKIDDIDRKILNELMQDSRLSMSELGRRINLSSPSVSERVKQMESHGVIESYTTKINHGKLGNDIQCIIEATVKNGDYKGFKQKIAELPNVDFCYRIAGQACFMLKLHFATFAEAEAFIDHINPFAHTVTHFIFSEVETQTLFTNQ, encoded by the coding sequence ATGAAAATCGATGATATCGACAGAAAAATTTTAAACGAATTAATGCAGGACAGCAGGCTTTCCATGAGTGAGCTCGGTAGGCGAATCAACCTCTCTTCTCCATCGGTCTCCGAAAGGGTGAAGCAGATGGAATCCCACGGTGTCATCGAGTCCTATACAACGAAGATCAACCATGGAAAACTCGGCAACGACATTCAATGCATCATCGAAGCTACCGTGAAAAATGGAGACTACAAAGGGTTCAAGCAAAAAATCGCCGAGCTTCCAAACGTGGACTTCTGCTATCGGATCGCTGGGCAAGCCTGCTTCATGCTTAAGCTCCACTTTGCAACATTCGCTGAAGCAGAAGCCTTCATAGACCACATCAACCCCTTCGCCCACACCGTCACCCATTTCATCTTCTCAGAAGTCGAAACCCAAACCCTCTTCACCAATCAATGA
- a CDS encoding NCS2 family permease, with translation MFKLKENGTSTKTEILAGLTTFLTMAYIVVVNPIILSDAGVPFDQVFMATIISAAVGTLWMALFANYPIAIAPGMGLNAYFTYSVVGGHEDISYSVAFAAVFVAGIIFIILSLTPFRKKLIEAIPQNLKHGITAGIGLFIAFIGLRLSGLVQADPSNLVKLGDLHSSSAILALIGLAVTLVLMVLNVHGALFIGMIITAIVAFFTGDLSFKEGFVAMPHLPEGLIISNPITAFTDVIQHSLYAVVFSFLLVTIFDTTGTMVGVAQQAGLLKNNEMPRAREALLADSLGTTVGAMFGTSPTSAFVESSAGVSAGGRTGLTSLTVAVLFIVSAFFGPLVSAVSGLSAITAPALIIVGSLMIGSISQIKWDELDEAFPAFLIILSMPLTSSIATGIALGFISYPLLKVAKGKWREVHPLVYIFAVLFFYQLAFIPH, from the coding sequence ATGTTTAAATTAAAGGAAAACGGCACGTCAACCAAGACAGAAATCCTTGCCGGACTGACCACGTTCCTCACAATGGCTTACATCGTCGTCGTCAATCCGATCATCCTATCCGATGCAGGGGTGCCGTTCGACCAGGTATTCATGGCCACCATCATTTCGGCAGCTGTCGGTACGCTCTGGATGGCACTGTTCGCCAACTACCCGATTGCCATCGCACCAGGTATGGGATTGAATGCCTACTTTACATATTCCGTTGTCGGAGGTCATGAAGATATTTCGTACTCGGTTGCCTTTGCAGCAGTATTCGTAGCCGGTATCATCTTCATCATCCTTTCGCTCACACCGTTCCGTAAGAAATTGATTGAAGCCATACCGCAAAATCTCAAACACGGAATCACAGCCGGTATCGGTCTCTTCATCGCTTTTATCGGTCTTCGTTTATCCGGACTGGTTCAAGCTGATCCATCCAATCTCGTGAAACTCGGGGATCTTCATTCTTCATCTGCCATCCTTGCTTTGATCGGACTGGCCGTCACCCTTGTCCTCATGGTCCTGAACGTACACGGAGCCCTGTTCATCGGGATGATCATCACCGCCATCGTTGCATTCTTCACTGGTGACCTGTCGTTCAAGGAAGGCTTCGTCGCCATGCCGCATCTGCCTGAAGGGCTGATCATCTCGAACCCGATCACCGCGTTCACCGATGTGATTCAGCACAGCTTGTACGCTGTCGTATTCTCCTTCTTGCTTGTGACCATTTTTGATACAACCGGTACGATGGTCGGTGTTGCCCAACAGGCAGGACTCCTGAAAAACAATGAAATGCCGCGTGCCCGAGAAGCACTCCTTGCTGATTCACTTGGGACGACTGTCGGAGCCATGTTCGGTACTAGCCCGACCAGTGCCTTCGTGGAATCATCTGCTGGGGTTTCAGCGGGAGGACGCACAGGATTGACCTCCCTTACCGTGGCTGTACTGTTTATCGTTTCAGCATTCTTCGGTCCACTTGTGAGTGCCGTATCTGGATTATCTGCCATCACGGCTCCAGCTTTGATCATTGTAGGAAGCTTGATGATCGGAAGCATTTCCCAGATCAAATGGGACGAACTTGATGAAGCTTTCCCTGCATTCCTCATCATCCTCAGCATGCCTCTTACGTCGAGCATCGCTACAGGGATCGCACTCGGATTCATCTCGTACCCACTTTTGAAAGTGGCAAAAGGGAAATGGCGCGAAGTCCATCCCCTCGT
- a CDS encoding carboxymuconolactone decarboxylase family protein, translating into MTRIASAAIGATPFMRLLGHHEEVMERWGQLSETLEKDGHLTKELKEQVRRVLAFQNGCLYCQAKGRPDPDVFDEKISVAVGFAEVFGVQGSNVQDALFKVLKESFSDEEISELIAFISFTSASQTFGALMDLRPQKN; encoded by the coding sequence ATGACAAGGATTGCTTCAGCTGCAATTGGCGCAACACCGTTCATGCGTTTGCTTGGACATCACGAAGAAGTAATGGAACGATGGGGGCAACTCTCAGAAACATTGGAGAAGGACGGTCACTTGACGAAAGAACTAAAAGAACAAGTGAGAAGGGTATTGGCATTCCAAAATGGATGCTTATACTGTCAAGCAAAGGGAAGGCCGGATCCTGACGTGTTTGATGAAAAAATATCAGTGGCCGTCGGTTTTGCGGAAGTTTTCGGAGTACAGGGTAGCAACGTTCAGGATGCTCTGTTCAAGGTGCTGAAGGAATCGTTCAGTGATGAGGAAATCTCAGAGCTTATTGCCTTCATCAGTTTCACCTCCGCTTCCCAGACATTTGGAGCCCTTATGGACCTTCGTCCGCAGAAAAATTAA